aCTTTGTTCTTCCTTAACCTCCTATTTCAGAACATCTCTTCAATTTAAAGTTTGCTGCCAAAGACCTCCAAAGAAACTCCAAGAAATgtgacaaagaggaaaaagtagAGAAGGCTAAAGTCAAGAAAGTAAGTTGCACCTCTGAAGCCTGTGACACATTATGGAAGGCTGCTGATTGGTGTCAGTTGCATAAGATTTTACCAAATGCCTTCACTTTTGTGTCGTCGTTAGGCCATCCAGAAGGGGAACATGGAAGTGGCAAGGATCCACGCAGAGAACGCCATCAGACAGAAGAACCAGTCGGTGAACTTCCTGAGGATGAGCGCTCGGGTAGATGCTGTGGCAGCCAGGGTCCAAACTGCAGTCACAATGAATCAGGTATGCTGAAAACTTAGGCTAAGAAAATCTTTCAGACCAAGgaaagtttgtttctgtcattttggtTTCTATGTTAGTGATGGTGTTTCTTTTCACAGGTCACAAAATCTATGGCTGGAGTGGTGAAAGGCATGGATGCCACTCTTAAGTCTATGAATCTGGAAAAGGTAAGAGTGTCATTTACGCATGAAAATGACATTATCTTTTGTCTTTGAGT
The DNA window shown above is from Lates calcarifer isolate ASB-BC8 linkage group LG20, TLL_Latcal_v3, whole genome shotgun sequence and carries:
- the LOC108893704 gene encoding charged multivesicular body protein 1b; its protein translation is MPNMEKHLFNLKFAAKDLQRNSKKCDKEEKVEKAKVKKAIQKGNMEVARIHAENAIRQKNQSVNFLRMSARVDAVAARVQTAVTMNQVTKSMAGVVKGMDATLKSMNLEKISALMDKFEHQFETLDVQTAQMEDTMSSTTTLTTPQNQVESLLHEMADEAGLDLNMELPQGQTGSVGTSVASAEQDELSQRLAKLRDQM